Within Anopheles coustani unplaced genomic scaffold, idAnoCousDA_361_x.2 U_40, whole genome shotgun sequence, the genomic segment TGCGGCGGCCTTGAACAATCGTTTTGCCACCTTGATGTTGGCCTCCCAAAGCCCTCCGAAGTTTGGGCTCCTGGGAGGGATAAACGAGAAACGAATTCCGCTGTCCGCTGCCAAGCTCACCACTTCGTCCTGGAATTCCCGGTTGTTGTGAGTCTTGCGAAGCAGGGTCAATTCTCTGGCAGCTCCCACGAAGTTGCGGCCGTTGTCGGAGTAGATCGTGTCAGGTCTTCCACGTAGGGACACGAATCGTAATAGAGCTGAGATGAACGCCGATGTCGACTGATCTTCCACTACCTCCAAGTGCGTGGCCTTCGTAGTGAAACACACGAAGATACAAACGTAGACCGTTCTACGCTTGCCTGATCGAGCAtttgaaacgatttcgaagggGCCACACAGGTCCACGCCGGTGTGGGTGAAGGCGGGAGACACGTTGACGCGAGCCGACGGCAGCTGTCCCATCTGCTGGGCGTATTGTCTTGGGCGCGCTCGGGCACAAATTACGCATCTCGAGGTTACCCCGACGACTGTTCTTCGCAGGTCTCGCATCCAGAATCTCGCACGGAATTCGGCCATGATCAGCTCAGTTCCCGCATGGAAATTGTGCTCGTGCAAATGGCGGATGATTACGCGGGAGAAGGGATGCGACTTTGGTACTAGGAAAGGTGCCTTGGCGTCGTCAGCCAGATCTGAGTTTCCTAGTCGTCCCCGCACACAGATGATCTTATCCCTGACTATCGGGTCGAGATGCTGCATCGAACCCTTGGGCGTAACTGACCCGGAGTCTTGCATCTCCTTGACCTCATTGGGAAAGCACGTAGCTTGCATCACCCGTACTATCAGTTGGAGTCCGTACTCCAATTCGTCGAGCTGAAGGGGTCCTGATTTTTTCTCCACGGAGGATGAGGGTGCGCGTAAGTTAAAGATTGCTCTACCGAGCCACGCGAAATGTCGTCTTGTCATGATGAACGAGTTGTGGTGCTTGTACTGGGATAACAAGTCATCACAATCGTTCCCCACCATGGCCGTCAACAATAGAGGAGCGTCGACAGCTTCCTCCAGCGCAGTCACGTAGTTTAGTTGAGGCATAACGGGCCTTTCATCATTGACTATGAAACTCGGTCCGTTCAGCCAAAAACTCGCAGTCTCGCTGTTTATAAGCTTGTTGGCAGGAAGTCCTCTGGACACGAGGTCTGCTGGGTTGAGTTTCGTCGGCACGTAGCTCCAATCCAGACGATTCGTGGCAGCGTGAATTTTCTCCACCCGGTTCTTAACGTAGACTCCCCACTTGGTGTTGTCGGAACGTATCCAAGCCAGTACCACCTGAGAGTCAGTCCACCAACGAGTTTGGCTTATCCGGGTGCCAAAGGCGTCCTTTATTTTGGCATAAAGGCGAGCTAGGAGCAGAGCTCCTTGCAGTTCGAGTCGCGGCAAAGTCACCTCTTCGATGGGTGCCAATCGCGACCTGGAGCACAGCAACCGAGATTGCGGGTTTCCTTCACCGTCCAGAAAGCGAAGGTAAATGGCGCATCCAAAGGCCTTCGTAGATGCGTCGCTGAAGCCGTACATGATCGCGCCCTGAGGTTCGCTGGGCAGCGCCATCCTTGGGATTGGGAGCTGTCTGAGAAGCGACAGGTGGCTGGCGAATCCGTTCCAGCTTTCGATCATGCGAGGTGATGCGGCTTCATCCCATCCGAAGCCATCTCGCCAGAGGTCTTGTAGCAGAATCTTTCCGGTGACTATCACTGGTTGGAGGATCCCGATAGGATCATACAGCTTGCCAACTTTGGATGCTAAACGTCGTTTCTCCAATGAACCCAAAGGCTCGTAGAACTCATCCTGGACTACGAGCTGGAACGTATCCTCTGTAGGGCACCAAGCCAGGCCGAGCAACTTGATGGCCTGCTTCTCACCAATCTGTACAGTTGTATCGCGGTGTTCCACCGGGATTTTACTGGTGATCTCTGGTGAGTTAGATGCCCACTTTCGCAATGGCATCCCGCGTATGTTGAGTGCTCGCTCGACGCTGGTCATAAGCTCACGTAGCTGCTCGGGAGTCGATGCGCCCAACGAAAGGTTGTCCACGTAGAACGATGATTGGATGGCGTCAGCTGTCTGGGGATCGGAAGTCCGCACTTCTTCCCCGGCTTCGAACAACGCCCTGCAGGCCAAATAAGACGAAGCAGCCTCACCGTACGTAACAGTGAGGAGTCTGAATAGTTGCATCGTGTCCTTTGGCTTGTCGCGCCACAGAATGCACTGCATCCAAGTGTCGGGCTCGGATACCCACACTTGACGGTACATCTTCACGATGTCGGCAGTCGCCACCACGGTTTGAGTACGGAAATCTAGCCAGATTCGGAACAAGTCAGGCTGGATCACGGGTCCTACGGCTTGGAGGTCGTTCAGCGAGATTCCCGTCGTTGATTTCGCGCTGGCGTCGAACACAACGCGTAGTTTTGTGGTAGTCGAGTCTGGCTTGACCACGCAAGAGTGGGGAATCACGTAGCGTACTTTGGGGAGCTCCTCCGTTGATACTGGGCACATGTGGCCCAGCTCTTGGTACTCTCGCATGAACTTTCGATATTCTGCGTAGGTGGGCTCATGGCTGGCGAGACGTCTTTCTAGGGCTAGCAAGCGGCGTCTTGCTTGCCCCATTGAATCTCCCAGCTGGTTTAGCTCCCCCCGTAAGGGAATTTGTACGATGTATCGTCCATCGTCAGCGATGGTGGTATGCTCCTTAAAGTGCGTCTCTAGTTCGTGAGACTTCCAAACCGTGGAGTCGGCGGCATCATTTGGGAGTTCTTTGATTCTCCAGAATCGTTCGAGGATCTCCTTTAGGTCATCGACGCACGTAGCTAGACAACTGTGTTCGTATAGATCGGCTGAAGTCGTGTCACGTAGCATTCCTCCCACGAGCCATCCGAATTTAGAATTCTGGAGGGTCAAGCCATTTGGGAGGCGACGCAGCCCTGTCTtgagtgcgtcgaagcatatTCTGGCACCTAAGATAGCGTCGATTGTTCCAGGATGGTAGAATTCCGCATCTGCTAGGAACTTGGCCTCTGGCAGGTCCAATTCGTCTTGTCTGATGGCACGAGCCGGTTGATCACTGAGACCGGGAATCACGAAGAATCCGACATCCTCAGAGCAGCTGCCGTCAATCGACGTAATCTTCGCTCGTATTTGTTGGGTTACTGGGATTTTGCTCCCCACGCCACTCAGCGTCAATCGTGCAGGGTGCATCGCTAATCCAAGACGCTTGACCGCATTCTTGGTGATTGCCTCGATTTGGCTGCCGGAGTCGAGCACGCATCGGATCCGTTGCCACATCCCCATGTTGTCCTGGATGAGTATCGCGACAGTAGCGAGCAGCACGTAGTTGTCCAGTAGCGGGATGTCTTCCGTTGGTGAAATGTCAACCAAGGCACGACTTGATTGGCAAGAATCGGCAGCAGGATCACTCGATGAATTGGAGCCCGAAGGGGGGGCATTACCACCCTGTGGGATGGATTCATCAGGACGAGGCGCAGGACAAGCACGATGCTGCAGGGAGCCGGAGcgaagcacggagcgggatCTCCTCGGGATGTTGGATGCAGCATGCGGCAGACAACAGCTTCTGGGTGTAGAATGAAtccgaagaggcacggagcaggaacgcggggcggcgcgagcaccaggcagaaataggcaggcactgggcggcgcggcaacacgaagaggcacggagcaggaactagaagcggcgcgagcaccaggcgacaagaggcaggcactgggcggcgcggcaacacgaagaggcacggagcaggaactaaaagcggcgcgagcaccaggcgacaagaggcaggcactgggcggcgcggcaacacgaagaggcacggagcaggaactagaagcggcgcgagcaccaggcgacaagaggcaggcactgggcggcgcggcaacacgaagaggcacggagcaggaacgagaagcggcgcgagcaccaggcggcaagtggcaggcactgggcggcgcggcaacacgaagaggcacggagcaggaacgagaagcggcgcgagcaccaggcggcaagaggcaggcactgggcggcgcggcaacacgaagaggcacggagcaggaactagaagcggcgcgagcaccaggcgacgagaggcaggcactgggcggcgcggcaacacgaagaggcacggagcaggaacgagaagcggcgcgagcaccaggcggcaagtggcaggcactgggcggcgcggcaacacgaagaggcacggagcaggaacgagaagcggcgcgagcaccaggcggcaagaggcaggcactgggcggcgcggcaacacgaagaggcacggagcaggaactagaAGCGGCGCGAACACCAGGCGacaagaggcaggcactgggcggcgcggcaacacgaaggggcacggagcaggaacgagaagcggcgcgagcaccaggcggcaagtggcaggcactgggcggcgcggcaacacgaagaggc encodes:
- the LOC131271146 gene encoding uncharacterized protein LOC131271146 — translated: MNNENENIVAEALRLLTALEGSVKEVAASLDAKMQPEVAAVKVDILASLWRDGNAALMRVESVTGPHPRRGPFTEAYAAAMAAATKRREGAASKPSILDTTMAGQPSRADHLPRIELPKFEGSPSEWPAFSSRFEKRVAGLTEDSDKFAFLIKCLERCDIARHSCEAFENAGMPFAQAWAKLEERFYKKRVAFMGHIRKILELPRMSSPSANALMRVIDVVETAVASARQIAEAGDSTSVVEDGLIVALVMDKLDAETIASVTRRADQQLIPTWVELRRELDGLANKIYYQPKRKEDADRARGANQRAARTVLAATVTPKPAAIASRPARRAPATQPAAAAIVPASTSTKGGNAPPSGSNSSSDPAADSCQSSRALVDISPTEDIPLLDNYVLLATVAILIQDNMGMWQRIRCVLDSGSQIEAITKNAVKRLGLAMHPARLTLSGVGSKIPVTQQIRAKITSIDGSCSEDVGFFVIPGLSDQPARAIRQDELDLPEAKFLADAEFYHPGTIDAILGARICFDALKTGLRRLPNGLTLQNSKFGWLVGGMLRDTTSADLYEHSCLATCVDDLKEILERFWRIKELPNDAADSTVWKSHELETHFKEHTTIADDGRYIVQIPLRGELNQLGDSMGQARRRLLALERRLASHEPTYAEYRKFMREYQELGHMCPVSTEELPKVRYVIPHSCVVKPDSTTTKLRVVFDASAKSTTGISLNDLQAVGPVIQPDLFRIWLDFRTQTVVATADIVKMYRQVWVSEPDTWMQCILWRDKPKDTMQLFRLLTVTYGEAASSYLACRALFEAGEEVRTSDPQTADAIQSSFYVDNLSLGASTPEQLRELMTSVERALNIRGMPLRKWASNSPEITSKIPVEHRDTTVQIGEKQAIKLLGLAWCPTEDTFQLVVQDEFYEPLGSLEKRRLASKVGKLYDPIGILQPVIVTGKILLQDLWRDGFGWDEAASPRMIESWNGFASHLSLLRQLPIPRMALPSEPQGAIMYGFSDASTKAFGCAIYLRFLDGEGNPQSRLLCSRSRLAPIEEVTLPRLELQGALLLARLYAKIKDAFGTRISQTRWWTDSQVVLAWIRSDNTKWGVYVKNRVEKIHAATNRLDWSYVPTKLNPADLVSRGLPANKLINSETASFWLNGPSFIVNDERPVMPQLNYVTALEEAVDAPLLLTAMVGNDCDDLLSQYKHHNSFIMTRRHFAWLGRAIFNLRAPSSSVEKKSGPLQLDELEYGLQLIVRVMQATCFPNEVKEMQDSGSVTPKGSMQHLDPIVRDKIICVRGRLGNSDLADDAKAPFLVPKSHPFSRVIIRHLHEHNFHAGTELIMAEFRARFWMRDLRRTVVGVTSRCVICARARPRQYAQQMGQLPSARVNVSPAFTHTGVDLCGPFEIVSNARSGKRRTVYVCIFVCFTTKATHLEVVEDQSTSAFISALLRFVSLRGRPDTIYSDNGRNFVGAARELTLLRKTHNNREFQDEVVSLAADSGIRFSFIPPRSPNFGGLWEANIKVAKRLFKAAAKGAQLNLVELQTLLYQISAILNSRPLTAIHSSPESVEALTPAHFLIGRASFTTPAPLGDDDTVGVKTRWKRVQKLAQQFWSRWRTEYLAQLRCSAKWTKRTTNLQTGQIVLVGDDNLPVGRWPMGLVVKTYVGPDGIVRVADIRTSSGIYKRNVRLLAPLPVEAAETEVSKEHSGAPDSSVSDAAPNEQLEGSAAQCPPDSTPGYVPPTTPEHEDDPPPT